Proteins found in one Planctomicrobium piriforme genomic segment:
- a CDS encoding UvrB/UvrC motif-containing protein, whose protein sequence is MKKCLRCTKQATLHITELKGGKSLSLHLCETCAQEYLSTVEVGGIPDEFSGAPKGNLETSDIEDSGESGPRACPHCGITFKEFRSQGRLGCPRDYEVFHSELVPLLESIHGETQHVGKFPPRVSETSRRQFELVRLRSELKTAVDDEQYELAARLRDQIQQIEAETRSS, encoded by the coding sequence GTGAAGAAGTGCTTGCGCTGTACGAAGCAGGCGACGCTCCATATTACGGAGCTCAAAGGGGGGAAATCCCTGTCGCTGCACCTGTGCGAAACCTGCGCGCAGGAGTACCTGAGCACGGTAGAAGTCGGCGGCATTCCGGACGAGTTCTCGGGAGCCCCGAAGGGCAACCTTGAAACCAGTGATATCGAGGATTCTGGAGAATCAGGCCCCAGGGCCTGTCCGCATTGCGGCATCACCTTCAAGGAATTCCGCAGCCAGGGGCGACTCGGCTGTCCCCGCGACTACGAAGTCTTTCACAGCGAGCTGGTGCCGCTGCTCGAAAGCATTCATGGGGAAACCCAGCACGTCGGCAAGTTCCCGCCCCGCGTCTCTGAAACCAGCCGCCGCCAGTTCGAACTGGTGCGCCTCCGCAGCGAATTGAAAACAGCCGTCGACGACGAACAATACGAACTCGCCGCCCGCCTCCGCGATCAGATTCAACAAATCGAAGCGGAAACGCGGAGTTCATAG
- a CDS encoding transposase: MAAFGRILVTLLHVTLSVRDNHCSRMLGLLSRTLAATFRTILVTVFQSDHQRPGQFLLHAVQRLSLKTGADEVPRRAVECQPGELYHVYNRGVDRQPVFFDRNNYAHFLRLLRRELIGEDGTPAQQAEDTSRHRNADVICYCLMPNHFHLVLRPLTNDLSHRMGQLGKSYTQAINNRLARFGPLFQGRFKAIHVDQEEYLLHLTRYIHLNPVRAGLTHDPALWEFSSYQEFIGQRSGTIPSPHSILQNVGGADRYKSFVESGNPQPRALRKYLIQG; encoded by the coding sequence ATGGCCGCCTTCGGAAGAATTTTGGTCACGTTATTGCATGTGACCTTGAGCGTCCGGGACAATCACTGTTCGAGAATGCTCGGCCTATTGTCCCGGACGCTAGCCGCCACCTTCAGGACAATCCTGGTCACGGTATTCCAAAGTGACCATCAGCGTCCGGGACAATTCTTGTTGCACGCGGTACAACGATTGAGTCTCAAAACAGGAGCCGATGAAGTGCCGCGGAGGGCTGTCGAGTGCCAACCTGGCGAGCTGTATCACGTCTACAACCGAGGCGTTGACCGCCAGCCGGTGTTCTTTGACCGGAACAACTACGCGCACTTTCTCAGACTCTTGCGGAGAGAGCTTATTGGTGAAGACGGAACGCCAGCTCAACAGGCGGAGGACACCTCTCGTCACAGAAATGCTGATGTCATCTGCTATTGCCTGATGCCGAACCATTTTCACTTGGTACTGCGACCGCTGACCAACGATCTGTCGCACCGCATGGGGCAGCTCGGCAAGTCGTATACGCAGGCGATCAACAATCGCCTCGCTAGATTCGGTCCACTGTTCCAGGGACGATTCAAGGCGATTCATGTCGACCAGGAAGAGTATCTGTTGCACCTGACTCGCTACATCCACCTCAACCCGGTGAGAGCGGGCCTGACTCACGACCCTGCACTGTGGGAGTTCTCAAGCTACCAAGAGTTCATCGGGCAACGATCCGGTACGATCCCCTCTCCCCACTCCATCTTGCAGAATGTTGGAGGCGCTGATCGATACAAGAGTTTTGTTGAGTCAGGGAATCCTCAGCCACGCGCACTGAGGAAATATCTGATTCAGGGCTGA
- a CDS encoding UDP-N-acetylmuramoyl-L-alanyl-D-glutamate--2,6-diaminopimelate ligase, whose translation MLEPTRQPGSVSLRGLIPSASFVGCADVTVSSATEHSHHCTPGCLFAALPGTRSHGRDYVKHALLGGAAAILTDRPLADVPLPQCIVPDARQVYGRLCHALYAFPSQRLGVAGVTGTNGKTTTTWIVRSLLESASHPTGVIGTIEYNDGLESQPSTLTTPDALTMARALAAMRERHTGHAAIELSSHALKQGRAAGLSLDVAIVTNITHDHFDYHGTFHDYLRSKARIAGLVKRGGLLVLNADDPNTENILERLDSDVRVCTFGLEMPADIQADAISMSPQGSQFRLTMGAQRIDCVTPLVGRHNISNCLAAAAAAAHFGLSLEEIAHGLAQFGIVPGRLERVDRGQDFQVYVDYAHTDDALRRVISSVRSVTSGRVIVCFGAGGDRDRAKRPLMGRAASIADEVILTSDNPRSENPYHIIDEILSGIPKECCPPTVVIDRRDAIVAAIQRAAPGDAVIIAGKGHEKEQVVGGQSLPLDDVAVCREALMSTLRNMQPHRRVADRSVSR comes from the coding sequence ATGCTTGAACCGACCCGACAACCTGGTTCTGTCAGCCTTCGCGGGCTGATCCCCTCCGCCAGCTTTGTGGGGTGTGCCGACGTCACCGTTTCCTCGGCGACCGAGCACAGTCACCATTGCACGCCAGGTTGTCTCTTTGCGGCTTTGCCGGGCACTCGCTCACATGGCCGCGACTACGTGAAGCACGCCCTTCTCGGCGGGGCCGCGGCGATCCTCACTGATCGCCCACTCGCTGATGTGCCACTTCCCCAATGCATCGTCCCTGATGCACGTCAGGTCTATGGTCGTCTTTGTCACGCTCTATATGCCTTCCCCTCCCAGCGCTTGGGAGTAGCGGGGGTCACGGGCACCAATGGCAAAACGACCACGACCTGGATCGTGAGGTCCCTTCTCGAATCTGCCTCGCATCCGACCGGCGTCATCGGGACGATTGAATACAACGACGGCCTCGAATCGCAGCCCTCCACACTCACCACGCCCGATGCGCTCACCATGGCGCGGGCGCTGGCGGCGATGCGGGAACGTCACACCGGCCATGCGGCCATCGAACTGTCGAGTCATGCCCTGAAGCAGGGCCGGGCGGCGGGACTGTCGCTCGATGTCGCCATCGTGACGAACATCACGCACGATCACTTCGATTACCACGGCACCTTCCACGATTACCTGCGTTCGAAAGCCCGCATCGCCGGCCTCGTCAAACGGGGCGGTCTGCTGGTGCTCAATGCCGACGACCCCAATACCGAAAACATCCTCGAGCGCCTCGACAGCGACGTAAGAGTCTGTACCTTCGGACTCGAAATGCCGGCCGATATTCAGGCCGACGCCATTTCCATGTCGCCGCAGGGTTCGCAGTTTCGATTGACCATGGGCGCGCAGCGCATCGATTGCGTCACTCCGCTCGTGGGACGACACAATATCAGCAACTGCCTGGCCGCCGCCGCGGCAGCTGCACATTTTGGACTTTCGCTGGAAGAGATCGCACACGGTCTCGCCCAGTTCGGCATCGTGCCTGGCCGGCTCGAACGAGTCGATCGCGGACAGGATTTTCAGGTCTATGTCGACTATGCACACACCGATGACGCACTGCGTCGCGTGATTTCTTCGGTCCGGTCTGTGACCAGCGGGCGAGTGATCGTCTGTTTCGGCGCCGGCGGCGACCGCGATCGTGCGAAGCGTCCTTTGATGGGACGCGCTGCCTCCATCGCTGATGAAGTCATTCTCACCAGCGACAACCCGCGCTCCGAGAATCCTTACCACATTATTGACGAAATACTGTCAGGCATTCCGAAAGAGTGCTGTCCGCCGACGGTCGTCATCGATCGCCGCGACGCCATTGTGGCTGCGATTCAACGGGCCGCACCCGGTGACGCCGTCATCATCGCCGGAAAAGG